One genomic region from uncultured Cohaesibacter sp. encodes:
- a CDS encoding metal ABC transporter ATP-binding protein, which produces MTHTDPLLVGTDITVKADGKTLLNDVSVSVCENEIVTIIGPNGGGKTTLLKALLGLRPISSGTVKRKKTLNLGYVPQKLVIDRTLPLTVQRLMQLTGSYKRTQIEDALGETGVAHKIHDNIHSLSGGEMQRVLLARAIIRQPELMVLDEPVQGVDYLGEIALYQLIEAIRNKYKCGILLVSHDLHMVMRASNRVICLNTHVCCSGQPTDVEQSPDYQRLFGSRGLQTMAPYGHRHGHFHDIPPDPASLSDHSADGHSCSDHNHCDPEGHNHAG; this is translated from the coding sequence GTGACCCATACCGATCCTTTGCTCGTTGGAACAGACATAACTGTCAAAGCTGACGGCAAGACATTGCTGAATGACGTTTCCGTCTCGGTTTGTGAAAATGAAATCGTGACCATTATCGGCCCCAATGGCGGCGGCAAGACCACTTTGCTGAAAGCCTTGCTCGGCCTCAGACCGATCTCGTCCGGCACCGTCAAACGCAAGAAGACTCTCAATCTGGGTTATGTGCCCCAAAAACTCGTCATTGATCGCACGCTGCCACTGACCGTGCAGCGCCTGATGCAGCTCACCGGCTCTTACAAGCGCACCCAGATTGAGGATGCACTGGGAGAAACGGGTGTCGCACATAAGATCCACGACAATATCCACTCGCTTTCGGGCGGCGAAATGCAGCGCGTGCTGCTCGCTCGCGCCATTATCCGTCAGCCGGAGCTGATGGTACTGGACGAGCCGGTACAGGGCGTCGACTATCTTGGCGAAATCGCCCTTTATCAGCTCATCGAGGCCATCCGTAACAAATATAAATGCGGCATTCTTCTGGTCTCCCACGACCTACATATGGTGATGCGCGCCTCCAACAGAGTCATTTGTCTCAACACCCATGTCTGCTGTTCAGGACAACCGACCGACGTGGAACAGAGCCCCGACTATCAGCGCCTGTTTGGCTCCCGCGGGTTGCAGACCATGGCTCCCTATGGCCATCGCCATGGCCATTTTCACGATATCCCGCCAGATCCGGCGTCCCTTAGTGACCATAGTGCCGATGGGCATTCATGCTCGGACCATAACCATTGCGATCCCGAGGGACATAACCATGCTGGATGA
- a CDS encoding metal ABC transporter permease, producing the protein MLDDFFIRALLGGIGIALVSGPLGCFIVWRRMAYFGETMSHAALLGISLSLMMDLMPFWGVFSVSIAIALALYGLEKLDRLSSDTLLGILSHASLSIGLIALGFMAWLRVDVMSLLFGDILSITRGDLALIWGGGILVLGLLLFHWRSLLAATVSQDIASAEGLPTKRANLVFILLIALVIAVAMKLIGALLITSLLIIPAASARQFARSPEMMAILAAIMACLSAILGLNMSMIWDSNPGPSIVLGAFMLFLLSLVIAPLVRALRPPQR; encoded by the coding sequence ATGCTGGATGATTTCTTTATACGCGCCCTGCTCGGAGGCATCGGCATCGCCCTTGTATCCGGCCCCCTTGGCTGCTTCATCGTCTGGCGCCGCATGGCCTATTTTGGCGAAACCATGTCTCATGCGGCTCTGCTGGGCATTTCCCTAAGCCTGATGATGGATCTGATGCCTTTCTGGGGCGTGTTCTCAGTTTCCATAGCGATCGCTCTGGCGCTCTATGGTCTGGAAAAACTTGACCGTCTCTCAAGCGACACACTGCTGGGCATCCTGTCGCATGCCTCGCTCTCCATCGGGCTCATCGCTCTGGGCTTCATGGCGTGGCTGCGCGTGGATGTCATGTCGCTGCTGTTTGGCGATATCCTCTCAATCACCCGTGGTGATCTGGCCCTCATCTGGGGCGGTGGCATTCTGGTGCTTGGCCTGCTTCTGTTTCACTGGCGCAGCCTTTTGGCGGCAACCGTCAGTCAGGACATTGCCTCTGCGGAAGGTCTGCCAACCAAGCGAGCCAATCTTGTCTTCATTCTGCTAATCGCGCTGGTCATCGCGGTCGCGATGAAGCTCATCGGCGCCTTGCTGATCACCTCGCTTTTGATCATCCCGGCCGCCAGCGCCAGACAGTTTGCCCGCAGTCCGGAAATGATGGCGATTTTGGCCGCCATCATGGCCTGCCTGTCAGCCATTCTGGGTCTCAACATGTCGATGATCTGGGATTCAAACCCCGGTCCATCCATTGTTCTGGGGGCCTTCATGCTGTTTCTGTTGTCTCTGGTCATCGCCCCGCTGGTGCGAGCCCTGCGCCCACCCCAGCGCTAA
- a CDS encoding EamA family transporter produces MSKRLLATLVGFTAILMWSLLALFTVWSGTVPPFQLTAMSFIVGGLVGLVSWVFRPSAIRVLKQPWNVWALGVFGLFGYHAAYYAALRLAPPVEAGLVNYLWPLLIVVFSSLLPGERLRWFHSLGALLGLSGAVLVVTKGQTISIDPQYIRGYSVALFGAFFWAGYSVLSRRFSHVPTDIVVGFCFVAAALSIVAHLLFETTVWPENAIQWMATIGLGLGPAGGAFYVWDFGVKHGDIQVLGAAAYAAPLLSTGLLILAGVSDFTVIIGAAALLITCGAVLASKDLFLRR; encoded by the coding sequence ATGTCCAAACGCCTGCTTGCCACGCTTGTCGGTTTTACGGCAATCCTTATGTGGTCGCTCCTTGCCTTGTTCACCGTATGGAGTGGAACAGTGCCGCCTTTTCAGCTGACCGCGATGTCTTTCATCGTGGGTGGGCTGGTTGGTCTGGTCAGCTGGGTGTTTCGCCCTTCCGCGATAAGGGTGCTCAAGCAGCCGTGGAATGTCTGGGCGCTAGGGGTGTTCGGGCTGTTTGGCTATCATGCCGCCTATTATGCAGCGCTGCGTCTGGCACCGCCAGTGGAAGCGGGGCTCGTGAATTATCTCTGGCCGCTGCTTATCGTTGTCTTCTCGTCTCTGTTGCCCGGAGAGCGGTTGCGCTGGTTTCACAGTCTGGGGGCGCTTCTGGGCCTGTCCGGTGCGGTGCTGGTCGTCACCAAGGGACAAACGATCTCGATCGATCCGCAATATATTCGCGGCTATAGCGTGGCGCTGTTCGGCGCTTTCTTCTGGGCAGGCTATTCGGTTCTCTCACGTCGCTTCTCCCATGTGCCCACGGATATTGTGGTGGGCTTCTGCTTTGTAGCGGCTGCGCTCAGCATTGTGGCGCACTTGTTGTTTGAAACCACGGTTTGGCCGGAAAATGCCATTCAGTGGATGGCAACCATCGGGCTGGGGCTTGGCCCGGCTGGCGGGGCCTTCTATGTTTGGGATTTCGGGGTCAAGCACGGTGACATTCAGGTGTTGGGAGCGGCTGCCTATGCAGCGCCGCTCCTGTCTACCGGTCTTCTCATTTTGGCAGGCGTGTCTGACTTTACGGTCATCATCGGGGCCGCAGCGCTGTTGATCACCTGCGGCGCTGTGTTGGCTTCCAAGGATCTGTTCCTGCGTCGTTAG